The segment CGGAACTGTGGACCGAGGACGGCGTGTTCGACGCCGTCCCCCAGCGCCGGATGCGGGGCCGGGACGAGATCACCGGCATGGTCCACGGCGCAGGCCACCAGAGCCTGGTCCTGGCCGGCTGCGGCCATGTCCTGACCGTGCCCCACATCGTGGTCGACGGCGACCGGGCGACCGGCCGCAGCTACGCGCTCAACATCCGATGGGACGCCGCCGTCGACCGCTTCTGGGTGGCCCGGGTCTCTGCCAACACCTGGCGCTGGCAGCGCACCCCGCAGGGCTGGCGCATCACCGAGCGGATCAACGCCAACCTCGACGGCACCCCCGAACACCGCGAGATGCTCGCCCCACCGGAGGCACAGTGAAGATCGGTTTCATCGGGGCGGGCCGGATGGGCCGCCCGATCCTCGACCGCCTGACGGCGGCGGGCCACGACATCACCGTCCTCGTACGCAGCCCGCAGGCCCGGTCCGCCGCCGAAGCCGACGGGCTGACCTGCGCCGGGACCCTGGCGGCGACCGTGGGCGACGCCGACGTGGTGTTCGTCGCCGTGCTCACCGACGAGCAGGTACGCGAGGTGTGCCTCGGCCCCGACGGCGCCGTCGCCGCCATGAAACCGGGGTCGGTCATCGTCCAGCACACCACCTCCCACCCGGCGACCGCCCAACTGATCGCGGACGAAGGCGCCGAGCGCGAAGTCCTGGTGCTCGACGCCGCGCTCTCCGGCGGCCCCCACGACATCGCCGCGGGCCGGCTCACCCTGTGGGTGGGCGGCGACGAGGCCCTGCTCACCCGGCTGCGCCCGCTGCTGGAGGCGTACGCGTCGCCGGTCATGTTCGTGGGGCCGCTCGGCAACGGCCAGCGCGTCAAGCTCGTCAACAACGCCCTGTTCGTGGCACAGGTCGGTCTCGCGATCGACGCCGTGCGCCTCGCCGGCTCCCTCGGGATCGAGGAATCGGCGGTCCTGGCCGCCGTACAGCACGGCAGCGGCGACAGCCGCGCCCTCGGCGTCGTGGCCCGGGACGGGGTCGACGCGGTCGCGGACCGGCTGGCCGACCTGATGCTCAAGGACGTCACCGTGGTGCGCGAGGTCGCCGGCCGAGCGGGAGCGGACCTCGGGATCATCGGGACGGTCCTGTCCTCGGACGCGGTGGAGAACAAGGTGCTCCAAAGGAGGACAGCATGAAGGTCGGCTTCATAGGGCTCGGCAGCATGGGCCTGCCGATGGCCCGGCGGATCCTGGCCGAAGGCCATGAACTCACCCTCTACGCACGGCGGCAGGCCTCACTGGAGCCCTTCGCGGGCACCGGCGCCACCATCGCCGCCACCCCGGCCGAGATGGGCGCGCGTGTCGATGCGGTCGGTATCTGCGTCTTCGACGCGGCGGGCGTCGAGGAGGTCGTGTTCGGGCCGGACGGCCTCGCGCAGACCCTCAAGCCCGGCAGCGTCCTGCTCGTGCACAGCACCGTGTCACCCGTCCAGGTGGCGCAGATCGCCGAGAAGGCGGCGTCATACGGCCTCCGGGTCCTCGACGCACCCGTGAGCGGCGGCGCCCCCCGGGCTCTGGTGGGCGAACTGACGCTCATGATCGGCGGCGATGCCCAAGCGCTCGCCGATGTCACCGCCCTGGTGTCGACGCTCTCCGACAACGTCGTGCACCTCGGCGGGATCGGGGCCGGATCCCACGCGAAGCTGATCAACAACACCCTGTTCTCGGCCCAGATCGCCCTCGCCGACGACGCGATGAAGGCGGGCGAGGCACTCGGAGTCGACCCCGCCGCCCTCGCCTCCATCCTGCTGACCAGCAGTTCGGCCTGCATCGCCTCCCGGGCCCGGCTGCGGGCCGGTTCGATGGCGGCCATCGCCGGGACGCCGGGCTATGTGGCGCTCGTCAAGGACGTCGGTCTGACGGCGGGCCTGCTCGGGGACGGGAACGCGCTCGTCGAGGTGGCGCGGCGCTTCGTCGCCTCGACGGAGCGCGAATGACGACGGCCATGGACCGCCCGGAGAAGCGACACGGGAGCGGACGCGCCGGTGCGTCCAGGGGGCCCGTGCGCTTCTCCAGCCGTAGGTCAGGACGGCAGGCTCGCCCAGAAGCCGAGGTTGTGCTCCTCGCCGAAGTCCCGGGTCGCCCTGGAGCAGGCAGCCGGAGCCTGGTTGCCCGCCGGTGAGGTGTCGCAGGCGACCAGCGACATCATCTCCCCGGTGCTCGTGCTGTACGCGGGCCAGGCGGGCGTGCCCGAGCCGTTCGGGTCGCCGTTCGCGGCGAACCGGTCCCAGAAGGTGATCATCTGACGGGACAGCTCCAGCTGGTCGTCGTCGTACGGCAGGGTCTGCCCCAGGTACTCCCACAGGTAGCCGAGGTCATCGACATGGACGGCGCCGCCGAACGGGAAGTCCCTGGCGGTCCCGCTCTTCTGCTGGAGCAGGAAGATCGAGGTGAAGTGGGGCGTGTCGCTCTCGGCGAACTCGTAGGCGTACGTGGGCACCCACTGGGACAGCGCGGCGATGAGCTGCTGCCGGGTGTACGAGGTCGAGCCGTTCTGCGCGGCCGTCCACGCCTCGCCCGGGGTGCCGTAGGCGCTGACCGGGTACTCGGCGAGCACCTTGCCGGCGTTGGCGCCGTACGCCGAGCGGACGGCGGCCTCGTATGTGGCGGGGGTCATCGGGGCGCCGAGGTAGTCGTAGTTCTGGAAGGTGAACAGGCCGCGCTCGCTGTTGGTCTGGCCCAGCATCACCGGGACGCGGTTGAAGTCGCCGGTCCGGACGGCGACCGCCGGATTGACCGGGAAGGCGGAGCCGCCCAGGGACGGGGAGACGCCCGCGGTCTTCTGGGCGGCCAGGATGTCGGCGGCGGACTTGCCGCGCAGGCACACGAGCACGTCCGGGGCGCTGTCGCAGCCGACCTGCCTGACGAAGGCCTGGCTCTGTGCCTGGCCGGAAGCCGCGGACTGCAGGTTGCACCCGCCGCTCACGATGACCGCGCGGGCGAACAGGCCCTTGGCGGTGGGCGAGGCGAGTTCGTCGCAGACCGCGCCGGCACCTGCGGACTGGCCCGCTATGGTCACGTTCGCCGGGTCGCCGCCGAAGCGGGAGATGTTGGACCGCACCCAGCGCAGCGCCGTCTGCTGGTCGAGCAGGCCGTAGTTGCCGGGCCCGTCCTCGCTCTCGGCCTGCAACTGGGGCAGGTTGAGGAAGCCCAGCGCGCCCAGCCGGTAGTTCACCGTGACCACGATCGCCCCGGTCTGCTGGATGAACTTGCGGGGGTCGGTGTCCTGCCCGGCCCCGCCGGTGTTGCCACCGCCATGGATCCACACGACCACCGGGACGCGGCCCCGGGTGCCGTCGGGCACATAGACGTTGAGATCGAGGCAGTCCTCGGTGGTGATGATCTTCTCGTAGCCGGGGTCCCAGCCGGAGTTCTGCGCACAGCGGTCACTGAAGCGGGTGGCGTCGCGCGTCCCGGCCCACTTCGCGGCGGCCCGCGGGGCGGTCCAGCGCCTGTCGCCGGCCGGCGTGGCGGCGTACGGAATACCGAGCCACTGGTCGTACCCGGTCCGGCTGCCGCCCTTCACCTTGCCGCCGGTGGTCTCCACCACCAGCGAGGACGCGCGCGCCGCGCCCTGCGGTGCGGCGCCGGAGCGGAGCGCGTCAGCGGCGACCGGGGACAGCAGCCCCAGCGCGAGCACACTCACCACGGTAAGAGCGGTTCGGGTCCTGCTGCGTAATCTCGTCAGTCCCATGGTGTCGTCGTACCAAGCACAGGACCGGGCGGGCAATCCTCGCGCCGCAAGGTATGCGTGCGATCCGTGGTGCGTCCGGGGCGTGGACAAGGAAAGCGGAAAGGGCCCCCGCGGGCTTTCGCCCGCGAGGACCCTTCGTACCGTCGGGACGACAGGATTTGAACCTGCGACCCCTTGACCCCCAGTCAAGTGCGCTACCAAGCTGCGCCACGTCCCGGTACAACGTGATCAGAATACCCTGTTTCCGCTGATCAGCCGAATCGCTCGATCCTGATCCGGTCCACGGGCTGCCCGCCGGCCACCAGGAGCCGTGAGGCGTGCTCGGCGAAGCCGTTGCTGCCGCAGATGTACGCCTCCCAGCCGCCGGGGGGTTGGCCGTCGCCGAGGTACGGGGCGAGGTGGGTGGCGGAGAGGCGGCCTTCGGAGCGGGTGAGGACGGGGGTGGTCTCGGGGCCGTACTCGCGGGCGTAGATGAGGTCGGCGGGGGTGCGGGCGGAGACCAGGAGGCGGAGGGGGAGGTCCAGGGCGAGGCGGCGGTGGTGCCGGAGCATGGACATGAGGGGGACGACGCCGGAGCCGGCGCCGAGCAGGAGGGCGGGGCGGTCACCGGGCCAGGCGAAGAAGCCGCTGAGGGGGCCGCGGACTTCGACGGTGTCGCCGGGGCGGGCGACGGTGTGGAGGTGGCCGGAGACCTCGCCGCCGGGGACGTGGTCGAGGGTGAGCTCGATGTGGCCGGAGTCGTCCGGGGCCGAGGCGATGGAGTAGTGGCGCTGGGCGGTGTAGCCGTCGGGGGCGGTGAGCCGCAGCATGAGGTGCTGGCCCGGGAGGTGGCCCTGCCACTGCGGCACCGCGAGGCGGAAGGTGGCGGCGTTCGCGGTCTCGCGGCGGATCTCGGTGATGACGGCGCGCTGCCAGAGCGCGGCGGCGCGGTTGCTGACCGCGATCCGGCCGGGGACGGCGAAGGCGGTGGCCGGGGCGAAGGTGTCAGTCACCGCTGTAGCGCTCCTCGGCCCACGGGTCGCCCCGGTGGTGGTAGCCGTTGGCCTCCCAGAAGCCGGGCTCGTCGTGGTCGAGCAGCCGCAGGCCGGCGATCCACTTGGCGCTCTTCCAGAAGTACAGGTGGGGGACGATCAGCCGGGCCGGGCCGCCGTGTTCGGGGGCCAGCGGCTCGCCGTCGTACTCCCAGGCGATCCATGCCCGGCCGCCGGTCACATCGGCCAGGGGGAGATTGGTGGTGTAGCCGGTGTGGGAGTACGCGACGACATGCGTGGCCGCTGCCTGGGGCCGGACCTCGGCGAGGAAGTCGTCCAGGCTGGCGCCCGCGAAGCGCACGCCGAACTTCGACCAGGTCGTCACGCAGTGGATGTCGCCCCGGTACTCGGAGCGGGGCAGCGCCCGGGCCTCCTCCCAGCCCCAGGTGCGGGGTGCGTCGACCAGGCCGTCGACCCGGAACGTCCAGTCGGCCTCGGACAGCTGCGGGGTGACCTCGGCGGACAGCACGGGCCAGGTGTCGCGGGCGTCGTACTGGCCGGGGGGAAGGCGGGGGTCGCGGTCGGCGGCGGTGCTGCGGCCGGTGAAGCCCCTGGTGGGTTGAGTGGGCTGCGTGGGCTGGATCGGTTCGGTGGATTGGACGGTCATGCGGTGTCGGCCAGTTCGTGCAGGGAGGCGAGAGCCGAGGCCTCGTCCAGGGTGAGCAGTTCGCGGTTACGCATCAGGATCCGGCCGTCCACGACGGTGTCGCGTACGTCGGCGGCAGCGGCGGCGTACGCCACCATCGACCACGGGTCGTGACGCGGGGTCAGATGCGGCCGGGCCAGGTCCAGGACCAGCAGGTCAGCGCGCTTGCCGGGCTCCAGGGAGCCGAGCAGGCCATCCAGGCCGAGGGCGCGGGCGGACTCGATGGTGGCCATCCGCACCGCCTGCTCGGCCGTGACGGCGGTCGGGTCGCCGCCGGCCTTGTGGACGAGGGCGGCGACGCGGATCGCGCCCAGCAGGTCCAGGGTGTTGGAGCTGACGGCCCCGTCCGTGCCGAGGCCGACCGTGACACCGGCCGACAGCAGATCGGGCACGCGGGCGATGCCGCAGCCGAGCTTGAGATTGGACACCGGGCAGTGGGCGACGGCCGTCCCGGTGCGGGCGATGGCGGCGATCTCGGCGTCGCTGAGGTCGACGGCGTGCGCCAGCAGGATGTCGGGGCCGAGCAGGCCGAGGGAGTCCAGCAGCTCGACCGGGCGTTTGCCGTGCGCGCCGACCACGGTCTCCACCTCGGCGGCGTTCTCGGCGGCGTGGATGTGCACCAGCGCGCCGTACTCGCGGGCCAGGGCGAAGATGTCGAGCAACTGGTCCGGGGAGAGGGTGTACACGCTGTGCGCGAAGACCACCGGCCGCGTACCGCTCCCGGGGGCCCCGGCGCGCGCGGCCAGATCCCTGCGCGCCCACTCCAGCCGCTCCCCGTACGCCCGGCCGTCCGGCGGGCCGGGGACGTCCATGAAGGTCGGCCCGGTGTGCAGCCGCCAGCCGGCCTCCGCCGCGACGGCCTGCGCGGCCTCGTGGAACCAGTACATGTCCAGGGCGCCGGTCACCCCCGACCGTACGCTCTCCGCGATCGCGACCCGGATCGCGGCGGCGACATGGCCGGGGGAGAGCAGCTCCGCCTCGCGCGGGATCACGATGCCCAGGAAGGCCTGGAGCGTGACGTCGTCGGCGCAGCCGCGCAGCAGGGTCATCGCGAGGTGGGTGTGCGTGTTGATCAGCCCGGGCAGGACGAGGCAGCCCGTCGCGTCGATCTCCTCGGCGGCCCGGTGCGCGGCGCGCAGCTCCGCCGCCGGGCCGACGGCCACGATCTCGCCGTCGCGGACGGCCACGGCGCCCGCCGGGACGACGGTACCGGCGGCGTCCACGGTGAGGACGTCGCCGCCGTGGATCAGCAGATCAACCTCGGTCACTTGTCGTCGTCCCCTTCGATCGCCAGCAGATGTACGGCGTCCAACGTTACCCGGCTGCCCAGAGCGACCCCCTCGGCGACCACATCCCGGTGCGGGTCGTACCCGCCGGTGGATTCCACGTCGACCAGCTCGTCCGCGTTCGCCCCGTCGATCACCACGATGCCGCCCGCCACCAGGCCGCGCGTCGAGGCCAGCACCAGCAGCGCGGACAGCTCCATCTCGATCGCCGCGATCCCGGCCCGCGTGTAAGCCTCCCCGGGCAGCGGGATGAACCCCGGCTGGAAGGCCGCCCGCGTCCACACCACCCCCCGGTGATGCGGTGCGCCCGCCGCGACGGCCGCCCGCTGGAGCGCAAGTACGGCCTCGGGCGTCGCGAAGGCCGGGTATTCCGGCGGCAGCAGCTGCTGCGTCACCCCGTCGTCCCGGACCGCCGCCTCCGCGATGACCAGGTCGCCGTCGCCGATCCCGGCCCGGATCGCGCCCGCCGTGCCGAGCCGGACGATCGTCCGTACGCCGGCGTCCGCCAGCTCCTGGAACAGGCAGATCGCCCCGGGCGCCCCGACACCGTGCGAGGACACCACGACAGGGGTGCCCTTCCAGCTTCCGGTGAAGGTCCGGTACTCGCGGTGGTGCGACACCTCCCGGCCGTCGTCCAGCAGCGCCGCGACCTCGGCGGCGCGGGCCGGGTCACCGACGACCACCGCGCGCGGCGGCAGCCCGGTGCGGGGGATACGGGATATGGGGAGGGCGTCAGCGGTCATGGGGCCGGATCCTACGCGGCCTTTGTTGCCGATGCCGGATGCGGTAGCGGTGCCGATACCGGTGCCCGGCTGGCGATTCCCGCAGGTCGGGTACGGTTGACGCACCGCCGCCGCCACCCCGGAGAGCCCGATGACCGACGAAACGAGCCAGGATCTGCGCGCCGTCGAGTGGACCGGAGAGGGCCTGTCGCTGATCGACCAGACCGCGCTCCCGCACCGCCTCGACCGCATCGCCGTGCGCGAGGTCGACCAGCTCGTCGACGCCATCGTCCGCCTCGTCGTGCGCGGCGCTCCCGCGATCGGTGCCGCGGGCGCGTACGGCGTGGCCATCGCCCTCCTCCAGGGCGAGCGCGAAGGCTGGACCCGGGACCAGCTGCTCGCCGCCGTCGCCCGCATCCGCGAGGCCCGCCCCACCGCCGTCAACCTCGCGGTGTGCGTCGACCGGGTCGCGCGCTTCGCCGACCAGGGCCTGGCGGCCGTCCTCGCCGAGGCGGACGCCGTCGTACGCGAGGACCTCCGGGCCAACCACGACATGGGCGTGCACGGCGCCGACTGGCTGCTGAAGCGGACCGCCCTGGACCGCCCCCTGCGGATCCTCACCCACTGCAACACCGGCGCCCTGGCCACCGCGGGCTGGGGCACCGCGCTGGGCGTCATCCGCGAACTCCACTCCCGCGGCCTGATCGAGCTGGTCCACGCCGACGAGACCCGCCCCCTCCTCCAGGGCTCCCGCCTCACCGCCTGGGAGCTGGCCCACGACGGCATACCGCACGTCGTCCAGGCCGACGCCGCAGCCGCCGGAACGATTCTGCGCGGCGAGATCGACGCCGCCATCGTCGGCGCCGACCGCATCGCCGCCAACGGCGACACCGCCAACAAGGTCGGCACCGTGGGCATCGCCCTGGCCTGCGCCCACGCAGGCATCCCCTTCATCGTCGCCGCCCCGACCACCACCGTGGACCTGGCCACCGCCACCGGCGACGCCATCCACATCGAGATGCGCGACGAGGCCGAGATCCTCAACTGGTCCGGTCTGCGCACCGCCCCCGCCGCATCCCGCGGCCACAACCCCGCCTTCGACGTCACCCCCGGCACCCTCGTCACCGCCCTCGTCACCGAACGCGGCGTGCTGGAGGTCTCAGCGGGCGAACTCCCGGGCGACCGCCTGCGCTAGGGCCTGCCCTTCGGACGGCCGGGCCCGAAGGGGCGCGGGGAACTGCGCGATCAGCCCGCCACGGCCCGCAGGCGCAGGCGGGCTGAATCTCAGCGGGCGCGCGCGAGCTCCAGCTCCAGCAGCCATTCCACGACCTCGGTGTGGTGCCGCGCCTTGCGCGGGTCCGGGCCCCAGGCGTAGATGCCGTGGCCGGCGACGACGACGGCGGGCATGCGCGGGTCGCGGGCGGCTTCGAGGCGGTCGCCGAGGACGCGCATGTCCTGGCTGTTGGCGATGACGGGGAGGGTGATCTCCTCGCCCTCGGCGGGGTGGCCGAAGATCTTGAGCATCTCCAGGTCCCTGAACACGATCCCGCCCGGCTCGCGGTGACCCATCACGACGGACGCCACGGTGTGGACGTGCACCACGGCGTCCGCGCCGGTCAGGAGGGCGACGCGGGCGTGCAGCTCGGCCTCGGCGGAGGGCTTGCCGGGACCTGTCGCGGCGCCCTCGGAGTCGACCAGGACCACGTCGGAGGCGGTGAGCTCGCCCTTGTCGTGGCCGCTGGCGGTGACGGCGAGGCGGAGCGGGTGGCGGGACAGCACGACCGAGAGGTTGCCGGAGGTGCCGCGCATCCACCCGAAGGAGGCGTAGCGGGCGGCCTCGGCGGCCAGGACGGCCCCGGCCTGGTGCAGGTCAGGGGCAGGCGCGAGCTCGGTCACTGCTGGGTTTCCTTTACGGTCGGGAGCCGGTGGCTATGGTCAGGTCGGTGAAGGCCGCCGCCTCGGGGTGGTCGCCCACGCCCGCCTCGAAGTACGGCTCGCCCGGACGTCGTACGCCCACCGTGAGCCAGCCCGCCGTGCGGGCGGCGTCCAGCTCGGCCGGGCGGTCGGACAGGAAGAGCGTCCGGCCGGGCGGGGTGCCGATGGCGGCGGTGATGGCCCGGTAGGAGTCCGGGGACTGCTTGGGGCCGGCGTTCTCGGTGTCGTACAGGCCCTCGACCAGCGGGAGCAGATCGCCGGCGGGGGAGTGGGCGAACCAGGCGCGCTGGGCGGCGACCGAGCCGGAGGAGTAGACGTGCAGCCGCACACCCGCCGCGTGCCAGCGGCGCAGCTCCGGCACGACGTCTTCGTAGAAGTGCGAGACCAGGTCGCCGGCTGCGAAGCCCTCGGACCAGACGATGCCCTGAAGGGTCTTCAGGGGGGTGGCCTTGCGGTCCTCGTCCAGCCAGGAATTCAGGGCCTGTTCGATGCGAACGGCGTCCGCCCCGGGTTCGCCGATGAGTTCGCGCACCTGGGCGATCGCCTTGGCCACAGCCCTTTCTGACGCCCGCTCAGAAAGCAGGGCGCCGAAACGCTTGCGCGAATACGGATACAGCACATCCACCACAAAGCCGGTGGCGCTCGTGGTGCCCTCGATATCGAGCACCACGGCGTCCACCGTGTACGCGGTGATACCGAACGTCACGCGTCGCGTCCCGCGTGGATCGTGTCGAAGTCCGGGAAGCGCAGCGCGATGCTGTCCCCGGTGAACGTGCCGATCCAGCCGTCCTCCTCGTGGAAGAAGCGGATGGCGGTGAAGGACGGATTCGTGCCCATGTCGAACCAGTGGGTGGTGCCCTTCGGCACACCCAGCAGGTCGCCCTTCTCGCAGTAGACGGCGTGCACTTCACCGCCGACGTGCAGATAGAAGATGCCGGCGCCGGCGACGAAGAAGCGGACCTCGTCATCGTCGTCGTGGGTGTGCTCGCTGAGGAACTTCTCGCGGGCGGCCTTGGCCTTCGCCGGGAACTCCGGGTCGTCGCTGGGGTGCAGGGCGACGACATCGACGGTGACGAAGCCCTCCTCCGTGTTCAGCTTCTCGATCTCGGCGGCGTACGCGGCGAACACGGTCTCACTGCCGGCGTCGGCCGGAACGTCGTCGCGCACCGGCCACTGCTCGTACCGCACACCGATGTCCGCCAGCGCCGCCGCGATCTCGGCGGGCACGGAGGTACGGCGTACGACGGTCTCGGGGCCGGATTCCGGCCACGTGGTGAGAAGGGTCATCGGGAGCTCCAGGAATGCGTGGGTGCCGGTTTTCGGATCGTAACCCGGACGGACCGGGTCGCTGGGTGTGACCAAGACGCTGTCTCAGCAGGTGAGAACAAATGTCTCGGGCTTTGACTAATGGCCGAAAAGATTCCCATGATTTTCCCATGAACAAGCTGCTGCTCGTACGGCGGCTGTACGTGGACCTGCTCCGGAGGACCACGGCCGGCTGTCGCTGACACCTGCCGTCCTCCGTTTCCGAGCCCTTTTTCCACGCACGACGCACCACCCATGGAGCTTCCCCGTGTCCCGCACCGCGAGACTTCCGCTTGCCGCGATTTCCCTCGCCTCCGCCTCCGTGCTCCTCGCAGCCGGTTGCTCGCAGACTTCCTCAGGATCCGCGTCCAGCGGCACCGCCGACACCGCGGCCTCCGCCTCCGCCGCGACGGCCGCCAAGCCCGCCCCCTTCAGCAAGGGCGCCGTCAAGGTCGCCCTGGTCCGCCAGAGCGGCGCGGGCGACTACTTCGAGCAGTGGGGCACCGGCGCCAAGGCCCAGGCCAAGGCCCTCGGGATCGACCTCACCGTCTACGACGCCCAGGCGGACAACGCCAAGCAGGCCACCGACCTGTCCTCGGCCATCAACTCCGGCGCCAAGGCGATCATCGTCGACCACGGCTTCCCGGCCACGATCCAGCCCCAGATCGACGCGGCGGTCAAGAAGGGCATCAAGGTCGTCGTCTACGACGTGGACCAGACGAACTCCAAGGTCATCAGCACCGAGCAGGACGACGCCAGCATGGCCTCCGCCGTCCTGGACGTGATGGCCGCCGACCTCGGCAAGAACGCCAAGGTCGGCTACGTCAACGTCGCCGGCTACGCCGCCCTCGACAAGCGCGACAGCGTCTGGAAGAAGGCCGTCGAATCCAACGGCTGGACCCAGGAGTTCAAGGTCGGCAAGGTCACCGACTCCACCGCCACCGACAACGTTCCGCTGGTCAGCGCCGCCCTCACCCAGCACTCCGACGTCACCGGCATCTTCGCCCCCTACGACGAACTGGCCAAGGGCACCCTGCTCGCCGTCCAGAACAAGAAGCTGGCGGGCAAGGTCAAGGTCTTCGGCGCCGACATCTCCAACGCCGACATCCAGGCCATCACCGCCGACAACAGCCCCTGGGTCGCCACGGCGGGCACCGACCCCTCCGCCGTCGGCGCGGCCGTGGTCCGCACCGCCGCGCTGGAGCTGGCCGGTCAGCTGAACAAGACCTCGGTGGAGTTCCCGGCCGTCGCCATCACCCGGGACTTCCTGGTCAGCAAGAAGATCAAGAACATGGACGAGCTGCGCGCCGCGCTCCCGGCGCTCAACCTCAGCAAGGTGAGCACGGCGGACTGGATCGCCAATGTCGCCCACTGATCCCGCTGATCCAACCAGTGGGACCGCCGTCTCACTGTCCGACATCTCGATGTCCTTCGGCGGAAAGCCCGTCCTGACCTCCGTCTCCCTGGACATCGCCCCCGGCAGCGTCATCGCGCTGCTGGGGGCCAACGGGGCCGGCAAGTCGACGCTCATCAAGATCCTGTCCGGTGTCCACGCGGACCACGGCGGCCAGGTGCTGGTCGGCGGGCGCCCGGTGGCACTCCAGTCACCGCTGGCCGCCCGGCAGTTGGGGATCCAGACCGTCCACCAGCGGATCAGCGAGGGCGTCGTCCCCGGCCTGTCCGTCGCCGAGAACCTGGTCTTCGAGGAACTGGCCCAGGGCCGGGGCAACCCGCTGCTCAACGGCCGACGCCTCCTCGCCCGCGCCCAGGAGATCCAGGCCACCCTCGGCCTCGGCTGGGGCGCCGACGTCCTGCGTCGCGACGTCGCCGAACTCGGCATCTCAGACCAGCAGTTGCTGATCCTGGCCCGGGCCCTGTCCACCCGCCCCAAGCTGCTCATCCTCGACGAGCCGACCTCCGCCCTGTCCGCCGCCGAGGCGACAAGGCTCTTCGACATCGTCGGCCGGATGCGCGCCGACGGCATAGCCGTGCTGTACGTGTCCCACCGGCTCGGCGAGATCGACGCCCTCGCCGACCGGCTGGTCGTCCTTCGGGACGGCCGTCTCACCGACGACCTCGCCAAGCCCTTCGACTGGGACCGGGCCCTGCGCGCCATGCTCGCCCAGCCGCAGGGTGCGGCCACCGCCCGCCCCACCGACGGCACCGGCCAGGGGACCGGCGCGACCGCGCTCGCGCTGCGGGGCGTACCGCTCCTGCCTGGCAGCCGCCCGCAGGACCTCGACCTGCGGTCCGGCGAAGTCACCGGCGTCGTAGGGCTGCTGGGCGCCGGCAAGACCGAGCTGGCCCGGGGCCTGTTCGGGGCCGAGCCCTTCCCGTCCGGCGCCCTCGAACTGGACGGGAAGCCCTACCGGCCACGCCGCCCCGCCGACGCCATCCGGGCCGCGTCCACCTGGTCCCCGAGGACCGGCACGCCGACGCGCTCATCCCCGGCTGGTCGGTGGCCGCGAACATCTCGCTGCCCTTCCTGAAGTCCCTCTCCCGCGCCGGTCTGGTCCGCGGTTCCCAGGAAGCCGCCCTCGGCCGCCGCACGATCGCCGAACTCGGCGTCGTCGCCCGCGACGAGCACAGCACCGTCGAGGAGCTGTCCGGC is part of the Streptomyces sp. NBC_01262 genome and harbors:
- a CDS encoding 1,2-dihydroxy-3-keto-5-methylthiopentene dioxygenase, which encodes MTLLTTWPESGPETVVRRTSVPAEIAAALADIGVRYEQWPVRDDVPADAGSETVFAAYAAEIEKLNTEEGFVTVDVVALHPSDDPEFPAKAKAAREKFLSEHTHDDDDEVRFFVAGAGIFYLHVGGEVHAVYCEKGDLLGVPKGTTHWFDMGTNPSFTAIRFFHEEDGWIGTFTGDSIALRFPDFDTIHAGRDA
- the mtnA gene encoding S-methyl-5-thioribose-1-phosphate isomerase, which translates into the protein MTDETSQDLRAVEWTGEGLSLIDQTALPHRLDRIAVREVDQLVDAIVRLVVRGAPAIGAAGAYGVAIALLQGEREGWTRDQLLAAVARIREARPTAVNLAVCVDRVARFADQGLAAVLAEADAVVREDLRANHDMGVHGADWLLKRTALDRPLRILTHCNTGALATAGWGTALGVIRELHSRGLIELVHADETRPLLQGSRLTAWELAHDGIPHVVQADAAAAGTILRGEIDAAIVGADRIAANGDTANKVGTVGIALACAHAGIPFIVAAPTTTVDLATATGDAIHIEMRDEAEILNWSGLRTAPAASRGHNPAFDVTPGTLVTALVTERGVLEVSAGELPGDRLR
- the mtnB gene encoding methylthioribulose 1-phosphate dehydratase; this translates as MTELAPAPDLHQAGAVLAAEAARYASFGWMRGTSGNLSVVLSRHPLRLAVTASGHDKGELTASDVVLVDSEGAATGPGKPSAEAELHARVALLTGADAVVHVHTVASVVMGHREPGGIVFRDLEMLKIFGHPAEGEEITLPVIANSQDMRVLGDRLEAARDPRMPAVVVAGHGIYAWGPDPRKARHHTEVVEWLLELELARAR
- the mtnC gene encoding acireductone synthase; its protein translation is MTFGITAYTVDAVVLDIEGTTSATGFVVDVLYPYSRKRFGALLSERASERAVAKAIAQVRELIGEPGADAVRIEQALNSWLDEDRKATPLKTLQGIVWSEGFAAGDLVSHFYEDVVPELRRWHAAGVRLHVYSSGSVAAQRAWFAHSPAGDLLPLVEGLYDTENAGPKQSPDSYRAITAAIGTPPGRTLFLSDRPAELDAARTAGWLTVGVRRPGEPYFEAGVGDHPEAAAFTDLTIATGSRP
- a CDS encoding substrate-binding domain-containing protein, with the translated sequence MSRTARLPLAAISLASASVLLAAGCSQTSSGSASSGTADTAASASAATAAKPAPFSKGAVKVALVRQSGAGDYFEQWGTGAKAQAKALGIDLTVYDAQADNAKQATDLSSAINSGAKAIIVDHGFPATIQPQIDAAVKKGIKVVVYDVDQTNSKVISTEQDDASMASAVLDVMAADLGKNAKVGYVNVAGYAALDKRDSVWKKAVESNGWTQEFKVGKVTDSTATDNVPLVSAALTQHSDVTGIFAPYDELAKGTLLAVQNKKLAGKVKVFGADISNADIQAITADNSPWVATAGTDPSAVGAAVVRTAALELAGQLNKTSVEFPAVAITRDFLVSKKIKNMDELRAALPALNLSKVSTADWIANVAH